From Juglans regia cultivar Chandler chromosome 8, Walnut 2.0, whole genome shotgun sequence, the proteins below share one genomic window:
- the LOC109000445 gene encoding protein NIM1-INTERACTING 3-like: MELGTASKKRKICHDVGDHQEEDDEQKMEKFYALIKNLCEARESLMMNGSKALNGIAGNKMLRKQKKIEEDKKKFAAWKPSFQPEDFMEDQTALHNKVVVVVPPAHVAMSSFVGSAQREELADHQKENTDHEEGLELDLRLSL; the protein is encoded by the coding sequence ATGGAGCTGGGTACCGCAAGCAAGAAGAGAAAGATCTGCCATGATGTAGGTGATCATCAGGAGGAAGATGATGAACAAAAAATGGAGAAGTTCTATGCTCTTATAAAAAATCTTTGCGAGGCTCGTGAAAGTTTGATGATGAATGGATCCAAGGCATTGAACGGGATCGCAGGGAATAAGATGCTCAGAAAGCAGAAGAAAATCGAGGAAGATAAGAAGAAATTTGCAGCATGGAAGCCCTCGTTCCAACCTGAAGACTTCATGGAAGATCAGACAGCTCTGCACAACAAAGTCGTCGTTGTCGTCCCTCCTGCTCATGTGGCAATGTCTTCGTTTGTGGGTTCTGCGCAAAGGGAAGAATTAGCAGATCATCAGAAAGAAAACACCGATCATGAAGAAGGGTTAGAGTTAGACCTAAGGCTTTCACTCTAA